The proteins below come from a single Vitreimonas flagellata genomic window:
- a CDS encoding energy transducer TonB: MVRFAFLAVMAALSLTPPSANAQSLASWAEQQPTLAQVYATYPTRALSEGVEGHVHLLCTVRDDRTLDCAIHNETPLEYGFGAAALRLSALYIASADDPRVAVGNRVTLPIAYRMAD; the protein is encoded by the coding sequence ATGGTGCGATTTGCTTTTCTTGCTGTGATGGCGGCTCTATCGCTGACTCCTCCGTCAGCGAATGCGCAAAGCTTGGCGTCGTGGGCCGAGCAGCAGCCCACACTGGCGCAGGTGTATGCAACGTATCCGACGCGCGCGCTCAGCGAAGGCGTTGAAGGGCACGTGCATTTGCTCTGCACCGTGCGCGACGATCGCACGCTCGATTGCGCCATTCACAACGAAACGCCGCTTGAGTACGGCTTCGGCGCCGCCGCGTTGCGCCTGTCGGCGCTCTACATTGCAAGCGCGGACGATCCGCGCGTCGCCGTCGGCAATCGCGTGACGCTTCCGATCGCTTACAGAATGGCTGACTAG
- a CDS encoding SRPBCC family protein — MSATLADDELLITRTFDASPALMFSLWSDINHFRKWMGPEGFNCEEMEMDFRVGGKYRGMIRSKEHGDNWFHGEYVEIDRPHRLVFTWRWEQGPASDTNTTITITFREEADGRTTQIFHQTPFTSVERRDSHVGGWTSLFNKLAAYAAQHQGKD; from the coding sequence ATGAGCGCCACCCTTGCCGACGACGAATTGCTCATCACGCGCACGTTCGATGCATCACCTGCTTTGATGTTCTCGCTCTGGAGCGACATCAATCACTTCCGCAAATGGATGGGGCCCGAAGGCTTCAATTGCGAAGAGATGGAGATGGATTTCCGCGTCGGCGGAAAATATCGCGGCATGATCCGTTCCAAGGAGCACGGGGATAATTGGTTTCACGGCGAATACGTCGAGATCGATCGCCCGCATCGGCTCGTCTTCACCTGGCGCTGGGAGCAAGGCCCCGCGTCCGACACCAACACCACGATCACCATCACCTTCCGCGAAGAAGCGGACGGTCGCACCACGCAGATCTTCCATCAGACGCCATTCACCAGCGTCGAACGCCGCGACTCTCACGTCGGCGGCTGGACATCACTCTTCAACAAGCTCGCGGCCTACGCGGCGCAACATCAAGGGAAGGACTAA
- a CDS encoding porin, translating into MKKFLVGAAAAAAILAPAMASAETNAVVGIQYGNTEFDSFDFDAYGFNGALSHDFSSTFLQFDAEYNRVDAGGCCNSSGYGAMHYGVRNDSYAFAGVVSLNDFFGFSGLGYGVEGAMYFDNFVVNGALGQIDFSDFDLQTTTIAADASYFVTPNFAVNGLISHSEGEDGIDADWTTYGVGGEWRFSGPTSVTFGYRTTEIEDEDSDAWTIGLNFDLGTGSLQERATSGPGMSGGRALAGGLAAIVP; encoded by the coding sequence ATGAAGAAATTTCTGGTCGGGGCCGCCGCCGCCGCCGCCATTCTCGCGCCTGCGATGGCGTCTGCTGAAACCAATGCGGTTGTCGGCATCCAGTACGGCAACACCGAATTCGACAGCTTCGACTTCGACGCTTACGGCTTCAACGGCGCCCTGAGCCACGATTTCAGCAGCACGTTCCTGCAATTCGATGCCGAGTATAATCGCGTTGACGCTGGCGGCTGCTGCAACAGCAGCGGTTATGGCGCCATGCATTACGGCGTGCGCAACGACAGCTATGCCTTCGCCGGCGTGGTCTCGCTGAACGACTTCTTCGGCTTTTCAGGCCTAGGCTATGGCGTCGAGGGCGCCATGTATTTCGACAATTTCGTCGTCAATGGCGCGCTCGGCCAGATCGACTTCTCAGATTTCGATCTGCAGACGACCACGATCGCGGCAGATGCGTCTTACTTCGTCACGCCAAACTTCGCCGTGAATGGCCTTATCAGCCATTCGGAAGGCGAAGACGGCATCGACGCTGACTGGACCACGTACGGCGTCGGTGGCGAATGGCGTTTCTCAGGCCCGACGAGCGTCACGTTCGGTTATCGCACCACCGAAATCGAAGACGAAGATTCCGACGCTTGGACGATCGGCCTGAACTTCGATCTCGGCACGGGCTCGCTGCAGGAGCGTGCGACTTCCGGCCCTGGCATGTCGGGCGGGCGTGCCCTCGCCGGCGGTCTGGCGGCGATCGTTCCGTAA
- a CDS encoding TonB-dependent receptor, which translates to MRLNVLVACAFVASVSPAFAQESDEIVVMADKRGDTLAQDLPLALNVFGADDIARRHVEDLQSLSYAMPNVQLEDIATARGIANFTVRGVGVNSSILATDPAVGVFVDGVYQGVNAGSITEGFDLQAIEVLRGPQGTLYGRNVTGGAVLVRSAAPTDVFEMRGRVAVETGLNVITEGVISGPLAEGVLSGRLALYHANDEGWFENDFDGSQFGENETSIYRGTLRFTPTRDLEFLLRAEQGFVDGDGPAGQNHALFDRGSFDFAINNSGYAATDWEQATLETNWNVAFGDGVVTNIVGWRSVEVPWSADIDSTPNFTFHTRVLNTQEQWSEELRYAGTFGIADVTAGLYYFEQDVLYIDERNLSPAAVPGSGCGPFDAALCRVGGGQGEFSTAAAFANVDWRLSDTLTLSTGLRYTHEEKDARISRVRAATDNLDGPLVVPGEGVVGGSIDDRTLNFSDAPYSLSWNDASPRVALQWRPNDTTNIYASWSRAFRSGGVNFRVASLGTATVAQPPRTYDAEEVEAIELGWKQDFAEGRGRVNLALFHNTIDNMQRETNVPGISVVQQTTLNAGDAVIEGAELEARYALTDGLTLAAYAGYTHGEYDRLFTDFTGDLIIDERDLALEIPRVAPWSYGVSVDYVTPLAGGEVSARLAYNHRDAAFYSDNNVGRLAEADMVEASIAYGPADGRWSLAAYGENLLDEATWGNDTIIGGGSPPPTFSPLNKGRVLGFELRVRY; encoded by the coding sequence ATGCGGCTCAACGTTTTGGTGGCGTGCGCGTTTGTAGCGAGCGTTTCGCCGGCGTTCGCGCAAGAGAGCGACGAGATCGTCGTGATGGCCGACAAACGCGGCGATACGCTCGCGCAAGATTTGCCGCTCGCGCTCAACGTGTTTGGCGCTGACGACATCGCGCGCCGTCACGTCGAAGATTTGCAGAGCTTGAGCTATGCGATGCCGAACGTGCAGCTCGAAGATATTGCGACGGCGCGCGGCATTGCCAATTTCACCGTCCGCGGCGTTGGCGTGAATTCCTCCATTCTCGCAACTGATCCAGCTGTCGGCGTGTTTGTCGATGGCGTGTATCAAGGCGTGAACGCGGGCTCGATCACAGAGGGTTTCGATCTGCAAGCGATCGAAGTGCTGCGCGGCCCGCAAGGCACGCTCTATGGTCGCAACGTGACGGGCGGTGCGGTGCTCGTGCGCTCAGCCGCGCCCACGGACGTGTTTGAAATGCGCGGCCGCGTTGCGGTGGAAACGGGGCTTAACGTCATCACCGAAGGCGTGATCTCCGGGCCGCTGGCTGAAGGCGTGCTCTCGGGCCGTTTGGCGCTTTATCATGCGAACGATGAAGGCTGGTTCGAGAACGATTTCGACGGGTCCCAATTCGGAGAGAATGAAACCAGCATCTATCGCGGCACGCTGCGCTTCACGCCGACGCGCGATCTGGAATTTTTGCTGCGCGCGGAGCAGGGCTTTGTCGATGGCGACGGCCCGGCGGGTCAGAACCATGCTTTGTTCGATCGTGGCTCGTTCGATTTCGCGATCAACAATAGCGGCTATGCGGCGACCGATTGGGAGCAAGCGACGCTTGAGACCAATTGGAATGTCGCGTTCGGCGATGGCGTGGTGACGAACATTGTTGGTTGGCGCTCGGTCGAAGTGCCGTGGAGCGCTGATATCGATTCTACGCCGAACTTCACGTTCCATACGCGCGTGCTGAACACGCAGGAGCAATGGAGTGAAGAGCTGCGCTACGCCGGCACGTTTGGAATCGCGGACGTAACGGCTGGGCTCTATTATTTCGAGCAGGACGTACTCTATATCGATGAGCGCAACCTTTCGCCCGCCGCCGTGCCGGGCTCAGGTTGTGGACCTTTCGACGCCGCACTCTGCCGGGTTGGCGGTGGGCAAGGCGAGTTTTCGACGGCTGCGGCTTTTGCGAATGTTGATTGGCGTTTGAGCGATACGCTGACGCTAAGCACCGGGTTGCGCTACACGCACGAAGAAAAAGATGCACGCATCTCGCGCGTGCGCGCCGCGACGGACAATCTCGATGGGCCGCTGGTTGTGCCGGGCGAAGGCGTTGTTGGCGGCAGCATCGATGATCGCACGCTCAATTTCTCGGATGCGCCGTACTCACTCTCATGGAATGACGCCTCGCCGCGCGTGGCGCTGCAATGGCGGCCGAATGACACGACGAACATTTATGCGTCGTGGTCGCGCGCGTTCCGTTCGGGCGGTGTGAACTTCCGTGTGGCGTCGCTGGGCACGGCGACGGTCGCGCAACCGCCACGCACCTATGACGCGGAAGAAGTGGAGGCGATTGAGCTTGGCTGGAAGCAGGATTTTGCGGAAGGCCGTGGCCGCGTGAACCTCGCACTCTTCCACAACACGATCGACAATATGCAGCGCGAAACCAACGTGCCGGGCATTTCGGTCGTGCAGCAAACTACGCTGAATGCGGGTGATGCTGTGATCGAGGGCGCAGAGCTAGAGGCGCGCTATGCGCTGACGGACGGGCTCACGCTCGCTGCGTACGCCGGTTACACACACGGCGAATATGATCGCCTGTTCACCGATTTCACCGGCGACCTCATCATCGATGAGCGTGATCTCGCCCTGGAAATTCCGCGCGTGGCGCCGTGGTCCTATGGCGTGAGCGTCGATTATGTGACGCCGCTCGCGGGCGGCGAGGTGAGCGCGCGGCTGGCGTACAATCACCGCGACGCGGCGTTCTACAGCGACAACAATGTTGGCCGCTTGGCCGAGGCCGATATGGTCGAGGCGAGCATTGCCTATGGCCCGGCCGATGGCCGCTGGTCGCTGGCGGCTTATGGTGAGAATTTGTTGGACGAAGCCACCTGGGGCAACGACACCATCATCGGCGGTGGTTCGCCGCCGCCGACCTTTTCGCCGCTCAACAAAGGCCGCGTCCTGGGGTTTGAGCTGCGCGTGCGCTATTGA
- a CDS encoding glutathione S-transferase family protein → MITISAFQWAPDFAQGQVRDLRVRWALEEAGLPYQSRLLAMGDQDKPEYRALQPFGQVPIFEENGFVLFESGAIVLHIGERSETLLPKDAAARARATQWLIAALNSIEPFIQQVASIDLFYKDQEWAILRRPSAVEFASWRLKCLANNLGDKRYLDGERFTAGDLMMATVLRIMPELTNAEPRLKAYVERCTARPAFKRALDAQLSDFNKAA, encoded by the coding sequence ATGATCACGATCTCCGCTTTCCAATGGGCGCCGGATTTCGCGCAAGGCCAAGTGCGCGATCTGCGTGTGCGCTGGGCGCTCGAAGAAGCCGGCCTGCCGTATCAGTCACGACTGCTCGCGATGGGCGATCAAGACAAACCCGAATACCGCGCGCTGCAACCGTTCGGCCAAGTGCCGATCTTCGAAGAGAACGGCTTCGTGCTTTTCGAGTCCGGCGCCATCGTGCTCCACATCGGTGAACGCAGCGAAACGCTACTGCCGAAGGATGCGGCGGCGCGCGCACGCGCGACGCAATGGCTGATCGCCGCGCTCAATTCGATAGAGCCGTTCATTCAGCAGGTCGCGTCCATTGATCTTTTCTACAAGGATCAAGAATGGGCCATCCTCCGCCGCCCGAGCGCGGTTGAATTCGCATCTTGGCGCTTAAAATGCCTCGCCAACAATCTGGGCGATAAGCGCTATCTTGATGGCGAGCGCTTCACCGCCGGCGACCTGATGATGGCCACGGTGCTCCGCATCATGCCGGAACTCACCAACGCAGAGCCGCGCCTCAAAGCCTACGTCGAACGCTGTACCGCCCGCCCCGCCTTCAAGCGCGCACTCGACGCACAGCTCAGCGATTTCAATAAAGCAGCTTGA
- the nusG gene encoding transcription termination/antitermination protein NusG, giving the protein MSMVEVQETQAAPRASSGRARWYIVHAYSNFEGKVAEAIRDQAGRQGLEAQFEDIQVPTEEVTEVVRGSKKVRQHRHFPGYVLVKMEMTDEAYHLVKNTPKVTGFLGTQNKPQPVSDKEVERILGRVAEQGVAKPRPVVNFETGERVRVSDGPFQSFEGLVSEVDEERGRLKVAVMIFGRETPVDLEYGQVEKLR; this is encoded by the coding sequence ATGTCCATGGTTGAAGTTCAAGAAACCCAAGCTGCACCGCGCGCCTCTTCAGGCCGCGCCCGCTGGTACATCGTTCACGCCTACTCGAATTTCGAAGGTAAGGTCGCTGAAGCGATCCGAGATCAAGCTGGCCGACAAGGCCTTGAGGCGCAATTCGAAGACATCCAGGTGCCGACCGAGGAAGTCACCGAAGTCGTGCGCGGGTCTAAGAAAGTGCGCCAGCATCGCCACTTCCCGGGCTATGTGCTCGTGAAGATGGAAATGACCGACGAGGCCTATCACCTCGTGAAAAACACGCCGAAAGTCACGGGCTTCCTCGGCACGCAAAACAAGCCGCAGCCTGTGAGCGACAAGGAAGTCGAGCGCATTCTCGGCCGCGTCGCCGAGCAGGGCGTGGCCAAGCCGCGTCCAGTGGTGAATTTCGAAACCGGCGAGCGCGTGCGCGTGTCGGATGGTCCGTTCCAAAGCTTCGAAGGCTTGGTCTCGGAGGTCGATGAAGAGCGGGGCCGCTTGAAGGTCGCCGTTATGATCTTCGGTCGCGAAACGCCGGTCGATCTGGAATACGGCCAGGTCGAGAAGCTGCGCTAG
- a CDS encoding ATP-binding protein, translated as MPTTASAEPRHLTALEQSARLNARIGWIRLPIVFAFGGMIVGLADSGLGLGWLALMLLIERGTTWIRSRIAAGDQRLRKPYFIAIGAISAMWVAGSLLLWNADTEVARMAAVVCLLVTALAGIVGGQKDARVSALLLGPPLSAFFLLLSLHLSAHAPPLAAFLGMVATMGACISVVTCAIALRASDRNLMHKNEELERVTRALAESNAFLEETTAVAKVGGWRFEPTTQILQWSPETRRIMELGEGVQPDLQLGLSLYAPEAQPVIVKALRDSLISDAPWVRELPLALPSGKQKWVRVTGKAVTENDVKVIIGAFQDITERVRLEEELLQAQKLEAIGRLTGGVAHDFNNVLTAILSSAELLENAPEQRTAHLGAAIAKAATRAGDLTTKLLAYSRRQVLNPSALDLNVAVEEAIALLTPMLSDKIEIKSALHPEPLWAMLDPAQLSNAILNLAINAADAMPEGGVLHLATTQDADGRARLEFTDTGIGMSPEIAAKIFDPFFTTKSAGLGTGLGLSMVHGFVNQSGGAIEVESSPGQGARFTLTFPPSDAAPVPRVLAHERAQLDTHTRILLVDDDDLVRAAITHMLREHGFDVTAVATPNAALEAISAAQFDRAIIDVALGPNESGADLARDLAVHAPDMKILLISGYTQEKLDADTRTISFLQKPFTHQALLDSLAALQAPRLARMTSV; from the coding sequence GTGCCAACGACAGCGAGCGCAGAACCGCGCCACCTTACGGCGCTGGAGCAGAGCGCGCGGCTGAACGCGCGCATCGGCTGGATACGCCTTCCTATCGTCTTTGCCTTTGGCGGCATGATCGTCGGCCTCGCTGACAGCGGGCTGGGCCTCGGCTGGCTGGCGCTGATGCTGCTGATCGAGCGCGGCACGACCTGGATCAGATCGCGCATCGCCGCCGGCGACCAGCGTCTGCGCAAGCCCTATTTCATCGCGATCGGCGCGATCTCGGCCATGTGGGTCGCCGGCTCACTTCTGCTCTGGAACGCGGACACCGAAGTCGCGCGCATGGCGGCGGTTGTTTGCTTGCTGGTTACAGCGCTCGCTGGCATCGTCGGCGGGCAGAAGGATGCTCGCGTCTCCGCTTTGTTGTTGGGGCCGCCGCTCAGCGCATTCTTTCTGCTGCTATCTCTGCACCTCAGCGCACACGCGCCGCCCCTCGCCGCTTTTCTCGGCATGGTCGCCACCATGGGCGCCTGTATCTCCGTGGTGACCTGCGCGATCGCGCTGCGCGCATCAGACCGAAACCTGATGCACAAGAACGAAGAACTAGAGCGCGTCACGCGCGCACTCGCGGAAAGCAATGCGTTCCTGGAGGAAACCACCGCCGTCGCCAAGGTGGGCGGCTGGCGCTTCGAACCGACAACGCAAATCTTACAATGGAGCCCCGAGACGCGGCGCATCATGGAATTGGGCGAAGGCGTGCAGCCCGATTTACAACTCGGACTTTCGCTCTACGCGCCCGAAGCACAGCCCGTCATTGTCAAGGCTCTGCGGGACTCATTGATCTCCGACGCGCCCTGGGTGCGTGAATTGCCGCTCGCATTGCCGAGCGGAAAACAGAAATGGGTCCGCGTCACCGGCAAGGCCGTGACCGAGAACGACGTCAAAGTGATCATTGGCGCCTTTCAAGACATCACCGAGCGCGTGCGTCTTGAAGAAGAGCTTCTGCAAGCACAGAAGCTCGAAGCCATCGGCCGCCTCACTGGCGGCGTCGCGCACGATTTCAACAATGTGCTGACAGCGATCCTGAGCTCCGCCGAATTGCTCGAAAACGCGCCCGAGCAACGCACGGCGCACCTCGGCGCGGCCATCGCGAAAGCCGCGACGCGCGCCGGCGACCTCACCACGAAGCTCCTCGCCTATTCGCGCCGGCAAGTGCTCAATCCAAGCGCACTCGATCTCAACGTCGCCGTCGAAGAAGCGATCGCGCTGCTCACGCCCATGCTAAGCGACAAAATAGAGATCAAGAGCGCACTGCACCCCGAGCCGCTTTGGGCGATGCTCGATCCAGCACAACTCTCGAACGCGATCCTCAATCTCGCCATCAACGCCGCCGACGCGATGCCCGAAGGCGGCGTATTGCATCTGGCAACGACGCAAGATGCGGACGGCCGCGCGCGTCTTGAATTCACCGACACAGGCATCGGCATGAGCCCCGAGATCGCCGCAAAGATTTTCGACCCGTTCTTCACCACCAAGAGCGCCGGCCTCGGCACGGGCCTCGGCCTTTCCATGGTGCATGGGTTCGTCAATCAATCCGGCGGCGCGATCGAGGTCGAAAGCTCGCCCGGCCAAGGCGCGCGCTTCACGTTGACCTTCCCGCCGTCAGACGCCGCACCTGTTCCGCGCGTTCTTGCGCATGAGCGCGCGCAGCTCGACACGCATACACGTATCCTCCTGGTGGACGACGATGACCTCGTCCGCGCCGCGATCACGCACATGCTGAGAGAGCACGGCTTCGACGTGACCGCCGTGGCGACGCCGAACGCCGCTTTGGAAGCGATCAGCGCCGCACAATTCGATCGCGCTATCATTGATGTCGCGCTCGGTCCCAACGAATCCGGCGCCGACCTCGCACGCGATCTCGCCGTCCACGCGCCCGACATGAAGATTCTGCTGATCTCTGGCTACACGCAGGAAAAACTCGACGCCGATACGCGCACGATCTCATTCCTGCAAAAGCCGTTCACGCACCAAGCGCTGCTTGACAGCCTCGCCGCGCTGCAAGCGCCAAGATTGGCGCGGATGACAAGCGTCTAA
- the secE gene encoding preprotein translocase subunit SecE, with protein sequence MSMETADQDGEPRRKGGGPFKFFGEVRAEARKVTWATRQEVTVSVIMVLIMTSVAAVFFFLVDLILRNLIAWFLNLG encoded by the coding sequence ATGTCGATGGAAACGGCCGATCAAGATGGTGAACCGCGGCGCAAAGGCGGCGGTCCGTTCAAGTTCTTTGGCGAAGTGCGCGCGGAAGCACGCAAGGTCACCTGGGCCACGCGCCAGGAAGTTACGGTGTCCGTCATCATGGTGCTGATCATGACGTCGGTGGCGGCGGTGTTTTTCTTTCTTGTCGACTTGATCCTCCGCAATCTCATTGCGTGGTTTTTGAATCTCGGTTGA
- a CDS encoding VOC family protein: MPAAISCVTVPVDDLQKSVGFYKALGLTPEESDEDSAAFDLDGVYLVLLQRSEFGVYVESVGHGAASKGSSETILSYFTDSRGDVDALLAKAKAAGAGAVTPAEDDEGSYSGYFTDPDGHIWEVLYDAG, encoded by the coding sequence ATGCCTGCAGCGATTTCTTGCGTCACGGTTCCGGTCGATGATTTGCAAAAGTCAGTGGGCTTCTACAAAGCGCTCGGCCTCACGCCGGAAGAATCCGATGAAGATAGCGCAGCGTTCGATCTCGACGGCGTCTATCTCGTGCTGCTGCAACGTAGCGAGTTCGGCGTGTATGTCGAAAGCGTCGGCCACGGCGCGGCGAGCAAAGGTTCGTCGGAAACCATCCTCAGCTATTTCACCGATAGCCGCGGCGACGTCGATGCGCTGCTCGCGAAGGCAAAGGCTGCTGGCGCGGGCGCAGTGACGCCGGCCGAAGACGACGAAGGCTCGTATTCGGGCTATTTCACCGATCCGGACGGCCACATCTGGGAAGTTCTCTACGACGCCGGCTAA
- a CDS encoding NADH:flavin oxidoreductase/NADH oxidase family protein: protein MIDLPFTLPCGAILRNRLAKAAMTEGLADPQGRPTPELDRLYEIWARGGAGLLLSGNIQIDADHLERPGNVIIDREPDATMRERLSSWARAATSNGAHFWAQISHAGRQTMTSVNPHPKAPSAVKLGLPGGQFGEPVAMSEADIANVIAGFVRAARVCKETGFTGVQVHAAHGYLISQFLSPRSNQRTDQWGGALQNRARLLLEVVNKVRASVGAEFPVSVKLNSADFQRGGFAFEDSLQVAKWLEQAGVDLIEISGGTYEQPKLLGIEGLEPPEAQRNVAASTIAREAYFVDFAKAMKAAVSTPLMVTGGLRTRAAMVETLGSGAADVIGLGRPLCVATDGPNALLNGAAELPRAENELALLPSRLRFLTRIKSIRAIDGFATQYWFYAQIYALGRTGATAPERSVFAALNEVEATHKNWLRARRG, encoded by the coding sequence TTGATCGATCTTCCCTTCACGCTGCCGTGCGGCGCAATTCTGAGGAACCGGCTTGCGAAAGCAGCGATGACTGAAGGCCTCGCCGACCCACAAGGCCGGCCCACGCCAGAGCTTGATCGTTTGTACGAGATTTGGGCGCGCGGCGGTGCGGGCCTGCTTCTCTCCGGCAACATCCAGATCGACGCGGACCATCTGGAGCGCCCCGGCAACGTAATCATTGATCGCGAGCCGGACGCGACCATGCGCGAACGCCTCTCTAGTTGGGCGCGCGCGGCCACGAGCAATGGCGCTCATTTCTGGGCGCAGATCAGCCACGCCGGGCGCCAAACCATGACAAGCGTCAACCCGCACCCGAAAGCGCCGTCGGCGGTGAAGCTTGGCCTGCCAGGCGGGCAATTCGGCGAACCTGTCGCCATGAGCGAAGCCGACATCGCGAACGTGATCGCCGGCTTCGTGCGCGCGGCGCGCGTGTGCAAAGAAACAGGCTTCACCGGCGTGCAAGTGCACGCCGCGCACGGTTATCTCATCTCGCAATTCCTGAGCCCCCGCTCCAATCAACGCACGGACCAATGGGGCGGCGCACTCCAAAACCGCGCACGCTTGCTGCTTGAGGTCGTCAACAAAGTACGCGCAAGTGTGGGCGCTGAATTTCCCGTTTCGGTGAAGCTCAACAGCGCCGATTTTCAGCGCGGCGGCTTCGCTTTCGAGGACAGCTTACAAGTCGCGAAATGGCTGGAGCAAGCGGGCGTCGATCTCATCGAGATTTCCGGCGGCACCTACGAGCAACCCAAATTGCTCGGCATCGAAGGATTGGAGCCGCCCGAAGCGCAACGCAACGTCGCGGCCAGCACGATCGCGCGCGAAGCCTATTTCGTGGACTTCGCCAAGGCGATGAAAGCCGCGGTATCGACGCCGCTCATGGTGACGGGCGGCCTTCGCACGCGTGCGGCGATGGTGGAGACATTGGGGTCAGGCGCCGCTGACGTCATCGGCCTCGGCCGCCCACTCTGTGTCGCGACCGATGGCCCGAACGCGCTTCTAAACGGGGCAGCCGAGTTGCCGCGCGCGGAAAACGAATTGGCGTTGTTGCCCTCGCGGCTACGCTTTCTCACGCGCATAAAATCGATCCGCGCCATTGACGGCTTCGCCACGCAATATTGGTTTTATGCGCAGATCTACGCGCTGGGCCGCACCGGCGCCACAGCGCCCGAGCGCAGCGTGTTCGCCGCACTCAACGAAGTGGAAGCCACGCACAAGAATTGGCTTCGCGCCCGTCGCGGATGA
- a CDS encoding ArsR/SmtB family transcription factor, with amino-acid sequence MQPSDPLSETLFALADPTRRAILARLAEGEATVNEIAAPFDISLPAISRHLKVLEHAGLISRGRDAQWRPCRLETKALQNVDAWLESYRRFWTGSFDKMDAYIAKLKNQDTPK; translated from the coding sequence ATGCAACCATCTGATCCCCTCTCCGAGACACTGTTCGCCCTCGCCGACCCCACTCGCCGCGCCATCCTCGCGCGGCTGGCCGAGGGCGAAGCGACCGTCAACGAGATCGCCGCGCCTTTCGACATCAGCCTCCCCGCCATCTCGCGGCATCTCAAAGTGCTTGAGCACGCCGGCCTCATCTCTCGCGGTCGCGACGCGCAATGGCGCCCGTGCCGCTTGGAAACGAAGGCGCTGCAGAACGTTGATGCTTGGCTTGAATCTTACCGGCGCTTCTGGACCGGCAGCTTCGACAAAATGGATGCCTACATCGCCAAACTCAAAAACCAGGACACGCCGAAATGA